The following DNA comes from Serpentinimonas raichei.
GCAGTGCGGGCTGTGTGCTGCCCACAGTGGGCTCGGCGGGCATGGGCTGCTCGACTAGGGTGAGCACTTCGTGCAAGTACCCATGGTTGCTGCTTAAGTTGCTCCATGAATAGTAAATGCTTTGTGCCAACGGCAGCATGCGCTGCGCTGCGAGTGCGAGGGCGCCAAGTACTGGCACCACCTGCCCCAAGCCGCCGGGGCCCTGCGCCATGAGCAGGGCCACGCTGGCGATGAGCACCATGCCCAGCGCCTCGACCATGAAGCGTGGCGTGGAGGCATAGACCACGCTGCGCACTTGGGCGCGGCGCATGATGAGGTCGGCTTGCTCGAAGCGGGTGCAAAAGGTGGCATGGGTGCAATCGAGCGTGATGTCGCGGATACCGCCTAAGCCCTCTTGAAGGGCTTGCACACGCAGGGAGGTAGCATCTGCTGCACGCTGACTGTCACGCATAAGGCGCGCTTGGGTAAGGGCATAAATTAAACCGTAAATGCTGCCAAGGCCCAAGATCATGCTGATGGCCACCCAAGGCTGAAAAGCCAGCACAACCAAGCACACCACGAGCACGATGAAGGCCGCTGCAACCCCGTTTGCGGTGGGCAAGAGCACAAAATTGATGACGCGCTCAACCTTGAGCACGATGCCATCGACCACCTCGCTGCTGTTGCGCTGGATGTGTGTGGTGTAGGGCTGGTGCAGGGTGCGGCGAAAGATGCCGGCCACCAAGTCGTGCCCTATAGACAGGGCCAACTTGGTGCTAGCCCACTGCACGCCGATGCGCACTAGGCCAGCCAGCACGGCTGCGCAGCCAAAGAGCACGGTGAGCGGCAGCAGCAGGTCTTGCGGCTGCTGCAAGCCTAGCGCGGCGATGAAGGGCTGCATGAAGGGCAGCACAAACAGGGCTTCGGGGGCAGTGAGCGCGGCCAAAAACGGAATGAGCGCGCCGATGGACACCAGCTCGGCAGCCGATGCCACCACCGTGAGGCCTAGCAGCGCCACGCTCTGCCCCTTGCGCCGCGCCGACATGCTGCGCCACAAGCGGCGCAACTGCGGCAGCGCAGCCAGCAGCCCGGGCTCGGGGGTGGCGCTGGGGGCAGCGCTGGGATTGGCGGGGGGCATTGAGGGGTGGGCCAGAAAAGCGGTTTGGCCACGCTACCGCCGTGCCGTGTCACGATCGGCGGGCGCGTTAAGTGGGTGTATAGAGCCGGCCCCAAGCGGGCTGGCAGGCTGCTGCACGGGGCAACAGCGTTAAGGCTTGATTTTACACACAAGCCATGGAGGGCGAGGGTTTAGTTGTGCTCGTTTTTGCTGAGCTGGGCCGAAAGTTGGTTGGCCTGATGGGCCAAGTCCTCCAGATTCATGGGTGGCAGACCAGTTTGGCGCCACTGTGTGTAGTCGAACTTGTCACGCGAGACGGCAACCAGAAAGCGCTCGGCTTCGACCAAGCCCAGCGCCCCAATGAGGGCCTGCATACCAGTCATGCGAATTTCGGCTTCAGTTTTTCGGGTAAGCGGATTAAATGGTTGATCTTACCTTTGCATGAGAGTGAGACAGACCGGCATCTCATCGGATTATCTGGTTGATGCTTCACCTACTGCTGGTGCATGTTTCCTTCGCTAATTCCAGCAAGAACCCCACACGCCTCAACTTTCCGGTCATCGTTGCAACTCGCTCTCAGTGAAACGAGTTGTTTCTCAAGCGCTTGCAGAGCGGTTATCTGCGACCGCACATGAGAGATGTGATCATCGAGCAAGGCGTTGACGGCGGTACAAGGCTGATGAGGGTCGTCCTGATAGCTCTGTAGTTCGTGAATCTCACCTGAATCCGTGACCCCATTAGCAGCCAAACTCTAACCCAAGCCGAATCAGCATTTGGACATGAATTCCGCTCTGGATTTCTCAAATTTGGCCCAAGCCGAGCGTGTTTGCGCGCCCATGCGCTATCAAAGCATGGGAACGGATGCGTTGAACAAGGCCGTATGGGTGTTTTTGCCTGCAAGCGCGCAGCCCCCATCCTTGGGAGCCTCCCAATTGGCTGATCTTTCTTCGGGTGCTGGTCGGCAGCGGCTGGGGCTTTGCGCTTGGCCGCTACAGCGCGTCAAGCGCGCGCCAGTGGCGCTCAAACACCGCAAAGGCCCTGTCGTTGGCCCCCAAGCCCAACACCCACTGGCGGGCATGGTCCACCATGCGGGCGGCCTTGAACATCAACTCCTGTATCACCGTGCGGATGCGACGGCGCTGCGCGCTGTGGCGCACCGGTGCATCGGGCCCGTGCAGCGTGTGCTGGCCAACCAAGCGCAGCAGGTTCATCGCCACGGCCGCCAGCGCGCACACCACGTAGTTGGTGTCGAACTTGCCCGAGGGCAGCCGGGTCAGATCCATGTCGGTTTTGAACTCCGAGTGAAACTGCTCATGCGTGCCGTGCTCGGCGTACAAGGCAATGACCTGCTCGGGCGTGAACGACTCAGGCAAGGTGGTGCTCCAGCCTTCCAGCACATACTCGGGCAACAGCATCTGCTGGCCCCGTTTGTCAACGGTGCGCTCGGTCAGGCGGTACACGCGGCGTGCTTTGAGGCTCTCGTTACCGTCTCTGATGGCCACGCTTTGCTCCCACAGGCACTGGCGTTTACCGGGGCGCAATACCGTCCAAGCGGTGTTGGCATCGGCTACCCGTGCCTGGGCGATGGTCTCTACCGGCGTGCTGCGCGGGTTCCACTTGATGAGCCACGCGACCTCGCGCTGCAGGGCTTTGGCTTGTCGGGCGATGGCACACATCAGCTTGGCCGAATCAAAGCCCGAGTCGGCCCGCAGCAGCAAGGGCGGCTGGGCCGCTGCCGTGACTTTGGCCGCCAGCGGCAGCAGCCGCTCGATGTTGTATTCGGTCTCGCTGGCCGAGTGCTGGGTGCCCGGGCGCAGGGCAAACTCCAGGCAAAAGCCTTGGGTGCCCAAGTAGGCCACCAGCGGGCAGTAGCCGTCCACTCCCGCATAGGTGCGCCCCACATGCTCCTTGGCCGTGCCGCTTTGGTCCATGGCGAAGGTGTCGATGTCCAGTGGCACATAAGCACAGGGCAGCGCCCCGAAGTCGATGGGCTGGCCCTCGAGCTTGAGGCTCAAAACCGCGGTGTTGATGTCATCGATCAAGTCAAACCAAGCTGGCGCGTGGGTGTCCAAGCGCTGGCGCAGGGTGGGCGACGAGGGCACCGATCGCAAGCCCAAGGCGCGGGTGAAGAAAGTGTCTTGGCGCTGGCCTTCGATGGCATCAAAATCGTTCTTGCCCAGACACAGCAGGCCCAGGTAGCTCTTGAGGATGTCGCTATTGGCGATGCCGCTGCGCACGGGGTAAGCGGGGTCGACCAAGGCGTTGAGATTGATGCGCTTGAGGTACTTGCCAATCAGGGCCAAGCCAGCGTGCTGGCTCAAGTCGTAGGGCAGTTGTTTGATGACAAAATCGGGCATGGGGGCTTCACCTTCAGGGTGAAGCCCACTTGGGGTCTAGAATGTTGATTTCAATAGGGAATCAGCAGTATTTTTGGTGCGGGGTCACGGATTCAGGCACGATATTCACACTTGGGGTCTTGAACGCAGCCACTAGGTCGGCGTCCGAGGTATTGACAAGATTGACGTCCCTCTCCGTGAGATTCACGCTCTCGAGAGCCCTAGCTAGCAGGTAGTGGGAAACTGAAAATTGAACCAAGTTGATCTGCTGGCCCTTGAGGTCGGCAAGCTTCTTGCCTTCGCCCTTCATGACGATGCCATCATTTCCATTGGAAAAGCTACCCACGATCAAGGCGGTCGAGTCCACGCCGCCAGCAGCGGGAATGGTCAGTGCATCCATATTGGTCATGGTGCAGCCGTCGAACGAGCCTGCGGTATACTGGTTTATCGACTCGACGTAGTCGATGAGTTGAACCACATCGACCGTTATGCCGTACTTTTTGGCCCACTTGTCCATGATGCCGCTTGACTTGGCGTAGTACCAAGGCATCCAGCCTGCGTAAATGGTCCAGCAGACCTTAAAATTTTTTTTCTTTTTCGGTGCGTCTAAGAAGGTGGTGGTGCCCAGTACAACTAGGCCGGAAAATACGGTTGCAGCAGCAACCTGCTTGAATCGGCGGCGTGAGATCATGGAAAACACCTTGGAGATGGCACACGGAAACGGCGCACCACAATATGCTTAGATCTCCAGGGCTTTTGTCCCGCCGTGTAACCCCTCAAAGGGGTCGATAGCTCTCGGACCAGACACCCGCTCGCGCAGACCGGAACCCTAGCCGTCTATTGAATTTGTGGCACTTTCAATCCGGCAAATGCCAGACCATTCCCGTCAAGTCTTCTGTAGCAATAGGCGTGCCAGATTTCACCGCCGCTTTGCTGCCCGTCATGCACAGAGTTGGTGCGAATGCGAGCTGCCGCCTCTCTCTGCATGCGATTTCACCCTATTTTCCGCTTCAATACGGTGCGAAATGAGCTGGTGCCTTGGCCCGGGTGGCGCGTGCGCTGCTGGGCAAGAGGGTGCAGGCGGCGCACTGAGGCTCGCTGCGCCGCAATAGGCGCACACACCCCGGGGTTGGCTTGGGTGCCCTACAGTTTGCCCCATGAACGATATGCAGGCCAGCCTGCCCCGCCACCCCAAGCTCAAAGCCGCGCTGCGCCAAGCCCGAAGCGGCGGTGCCGTGCCTTCGCCCTGCGTCGGCATCTGCCGCATGGACGCCCCCAGCGGCTACTGCCTGGGCTGCTGGCGCACGCTGGACGAAATCGCGCACTGGAGCGCAGCCAATGCAGACGAGCAACGGGCTTGCTGGCGGCGCATCGAAGCGCGCATCGAGGGGCGTTTGGATGAGCGCATGGATGCGGGCAGGGTCGGCCAAGCCCAGGCGCACCCCTTGCCATAGGGCCGCATCAGCGCAGCTTGACGCCAGCAACCGCCACCTGAAACCGCCACCAAATGCTGTAGCCAGTTGCTGCCACCCAAACCAGTTGGCCAAATCCGCCCCCAGCTTGGTTAAGATGATGGCCCCGCCGTGCAAACGGCTCAACGCATGGAGTCGCGATGTTCAAAAAAATCCTGGTGCCCTCTGACGGCTCCAAACTGGCGCATGGCGCGGCCGAATTTGCCGCCGACTTGGCCAAGGTGCACGGGGCCAGCGTGGTCGGGCTGTACGTGATCGACCCCTTTCCCTACATCGGCATCGGCGACGCCTCGGCCGCCGGCCTGCAAGCCTATATGGGCGAGGCGCAGGCGGCAGCCGACCGCTCGTTGGGCGACATCCAAGCCTGCTGCGAAGCGCGCGGCGTGGCTTTTGCCGCCGACACGATCGAGCGCAACAGCACCTACGAGGGCATTTTGGAAACGGCGCAGGACGAAGGCTGCGACCTGATCGTGATGGGCTCGCACGGCCGCACCGGCGTAAAGGCCTTGATTCTGGGCAGCGTGGCGCAAAAAGTGCTCACCTACGCCAAGGTGCCGGTGCTGATCGTCAAGCCTTGAGCGGCACCACGGCCTGCGCCAAGCCTTTGCCCCGTGCCGCCCGCCTTGCCTGTGCCGCCCGCGCCCCTTGAGCCTCCTGTGCCCGAAGGGCTGATCCGCATTCGTGGGGCGCGCCAGCACAACCTGAAAAACCTCGATCTCGACCTGCGCACCGGCGAGCTGACGGTGGTCACCGGGCCGAGCGGATCGGGCAAATCCAGCCTGGTGTTCGACACCCTGTATGCCGAGGGGCAGCGGCGCTACGTCGAGACCTTCAGCGCCTACGCACGCCAGTTCCTGGACCGCATGGACCGCCCGGCGGTGGACCGGGTAGAGGGCGTGCCGCCCGCCATCGCCATCGACCAGAGCAACCCGGTGCGCAACTCGCGCTCCACCGTGGGCACGATGAGCGAGCTCAACGACCACCTCAAGCTGCTGTACGCGCGCGCGGCGCAACTGTTTGACCGCCAAACCGCGCTGCCGGTGCGCGCCGACCACGCCGATTCGATCTGCGCCGAGCTGCTGCGCCGCAGCCAGCAGGAACAGGCCCGCAGCGGGCAGGAGCCGCGCCTGCTGCTCACCTTCCCGGTGCAGTTGCCGGCCAGCAGCAGCGCGCTCGAAATCGAGCAATGGCTCAGCGCCAGCGGCTACACCCGGGTGCTGGGGCAGCGCCTGCAGGCCGGCGTTGCGGGCCAGAGCGAACCGGTGCAGGTGCTCGACGTGGTGGCCGATCGGCTGCTGCTCAGCCGCGCCGAACGCGCCCGGGTGCTGGAGGCGATCGAGCGCTGCCTGCAGCACGGCGCCGGGCGGTTGAACGTTTATTTGCAGACCGACCCGGCAGCCGAGCCGCCCGCCGAGGCCAGCGTATGGCGTTTTTCCACCGGCCTGCACTGCCCCGAGAGCGACTTGCGCTACCCCGAGCCGGTGCCGGCGCATTTTTCCTTCAATTCGGCGCTCGGGGCTTGCCCGACCTGCCGCGGCTTTGGCCGGGTCATCGGCATCGATTGGGGCCTAGTGATCCCAGACCCCAAACGCACCCTGCGCGCCGGGGCCATCAAACCGATCCAGACCCCAGCCTACCAAGAGTGCCAAGACGAGCTGCTGCAGCACGCCGAGGCGGCCGGCATCCCGCGCGACACGCCGTGGATGCACCTGAGCGCCGAGCAACGCCACTGGGTGCTCGAAGGCGAGCCCGGCTGGCGCGGCGACTGGAAGCACCAGTGGTACGGCATCCGGCGCTTCTTCGACTACCTGGAGAGCAAGGCCTACAAGATGCACATCCGGGTGCTGCTGTCCAAATACCGCAGCTACACCGAATGCCCAGCCTGCCAGGGTGCGCGCCTGCAGCCCGACAGCCTGCTCTGGCGGCTGGGCTCCAAGGCCGACGCCGACGCGGTGCTGCCGCCCGAGCAGCGCTTTTTGCCGCCCGGCGTGGGCTGGAGCCGGGCGCAACTCGAAGCCCTGCCGGGGCTGTGTCTGCACGACCTGATGCGCCTGCCCTTGCAGCCCTTGCGCGAATTTTTTGCGCGGCTGGCTGGCACGCCGCCGGGAGCAGGATGTGATACTGCCACTGGCGTGGGCGTGGGCGTGGCCGTGGCCGCTGGTGGGAGTGGGCGTAGGCGTACAGAAGCCGAAGCTGGCGCGGCTGGGGTAGGGGTGGGTGAGGAATCGGAGCCTGCGACTGACGAACCCGCCCCTACCCCAGCCGCGCCAGCGCAACCCACCAAGGAACCCGCCGCCAAGGACCCACCCACCGACGAACCCGCGCCAGTCCACCCCCCACCCGAACTAAAGCTGCTGCTAGACGAAATCCAGACCCGCCTGCGCTACCTGTGCGAAGTCGGGCTCGGCTACCTGACACTCGATCGGCAAAGCCGCAGCTTGAGCGGCGGCGAGGTGCAGCGCATCAACCTGACCACGGCGCTGGGCACCTCGCTCGTCAACACCCTGTTCGTGCTCGACGAGCCCAGCATCGGGCTGCACCCGCGCGACATGGGGCGCATCTTGCAGGCCATGCGCAGGCTGCGCGACGCCGGCAACACGCTGGTGGTGGTGGAACACGACCCGGCGCTCATGCTCGCCGCCGACCGCGTCATCGACATGGGCCCCGGCCCCGGCGCGCGCGGCGGCCAGATCGTGTTCGACGGCAGCCCGGAGCAGCTGCGCCACGCCGACACCCTCACCGGCGCCTACTTGGGCGGGCGCAAACAAGTCGGCTTTGGCTTCAAACGCATGGTCACGCCCAGCACACCCCGGCTGCAACTGCGCGGCGTGCGCGCCCACAACCTGCAGGGCATCGACGTCGATTTTCCGCTGCAGCGCCTGGTCTGCGTCACCGGCGTGAGCGGATCGGGCAAATCGACCCTGATTCAAGACGTGCTGGCCCCAGCGCTGCAGCGCCACTTCGGCCACAGCGGCCAAGCCCCGCTGGCGCACGAGGCCCTGCTGGGGGCCGAGCAGTTAAGCGCGGTGGTGTTTATCGACCAGTCCCCGATCGGCAAAACGGCGCGCTCCAACCCGGCCAGCTACATCGGCGCCTGGGATGCGCTGCGCGCCCTGCTGGCGGCACAAGCGCTGGCGCGCCAGCGCGGCTACACCGCCGCCAAGTTCAGCTTCAACGGCGGCGACGGGCGCTGCCCCGGCTGCGGCGGCAGCGGTTTCGAACGCGTCGAGATGCAGTTCTTGAGCGACGTCTATCTGCGCTGCCCCGACTGCCTCGGCCAACGCTACCGGCCCGAGGTGCTGGAGGTGCGCCTGGAGCGCGGCGGGCGCGGCTGGAACGCCGCCGAGCTGCTCGAACTCACAGTGAGCGAGGCGCTGGCGCTGTTTGGCGCGGGCGCAGATGACAGCGCCCCCGACGATCCGGCGCAACGCAAGCTCGAGCGCACGCTCTGCGCCGCCCTGCAGCCCTTGGTGGAGGTGGGGCTGGAATACCTCAAGCTCGGCCAGCCCGTGCCCACGCTCAGCGGCGGCGAAGCGCAGCGCCTCAAGCTGGCGGCGCACCTGGCGCTGGCCGAGCAGAGCCGTGCGGCGAGTGCCCCGCGCCGCACCGCCGCGCCGCCGCTGGGCCAATTGCTGCTGTTCGACGAGCCCACCACCGGGCTGCATTTCGACGACATCGCCAAGCTCATGCGCGCCCTGCGCAAGCTGGTGGAGGCCGGGCATTCGCTGATCGTGATCGAGCACAACCTCGACGTGATCCGCGCCAGCGACTGGCTGATCGACCTCGGCCCCGAAGCCGGTGCCGGCGGCGGGCAGGTGGTGGCCCAAGGCCCGCCCGAGGAAGTGCGCCTGCACCCCAGCAGCCACACCGCAGCCGCGTTGCGCGCCTACGCCGAGGCGGAAGGGGGGCTGCAGGCCAGCGAGCCCGCGCCGCCGTGGCGGCTGGCTCGGGGCAGGCCCAAGGCCGGCATCCCGTCGATCCAGATCGTCAACGCCAAAGAGCACAACCTGAAGAACCTCTCGCTGGCCATTCCGCGCGGGCGCTTCAGCGTCATCACCGGTGTCAGCGGTTCCGGCAAATCGACGCTGGCCTTCGACATTTTGTTCAACGAGGGCCAGCGCCGCTACCTGGAGAGCCTCAACGCCTACGCGCGCAGCATCGTGCAGCCGGCCGGGCGGCCCGACGTCGATGCCGTGCACGGCATTCCGCCCACGGTGGCAATCGAGCAGCGTTTGTCGCGCGGCGGGCGCAAATCGACTGTTGGCACCGTCACCGAAGTTTGGCATTACCTGCGCCTGCTCTACGTCAAACTGGGCACCCAGCACTGCATCCACGACCACAGCCCGGTGCAGCCGCAAAGCCCGGCGGCAATTTTGGGGCAACTGATGAGCCGTTTTCGGGGCCAGCACATCGGTTTGCTGGCGCCGCTGGTGCGCGGCCGCAAGGGCCTCTACACCGAACTGGCCGATTGGGCGCGCCAGCGCGGGCACAGCCATTTGCGTGTCGATGGCGAGTTTGTGCCCACGCTCGGTTTCCCCAAGCTGGAGCGCTTTCGCGAGCACCAGATCGAGCTGCCAGTGGGCAGCCTGGAGCTGCAGCCCGAGCACGAAGCCGAGCTGCGCGAGCTGATCGAGCGCGCGCTCGAACACGGCAAGGGCGTGCTGCAAGTGCTCAGCGGCATCGGCGGCCCCGACGACACCGAGCGCCCCGGCAGCCTGGCCAGCGCGCTGGCGGCCGGAGGCGGCGGCGCCGGCATCGGGCAGCTCGACAGCTACTCGACCCTGCGCGCCTGCCCGCTGTGCAGCACCAGCTACGCCGAGCTGGACCCGCGCCTGTTTTCCTACAACAGCAAGCACGGCTGGTGCCCGGATTGCGTGGGCACCGGGGTGCAACTGAGCCGCCAGCAGCGCCAGGCTTTTGACGACAGCCGACCGCCCGACGACGGCCAGGGCCGCGAGCAGAGCCTGAGCGAGCCCGACTTCGATGACCTGAGCGAGCAGCCCTGCGCCACCTGCGAGGGCAGCCGCCTGAACCCGGTGGCGCGGGCGGTGCAGTTCCAAGGCCACTCGATTGCCGAGCTGGCGCGCTTGAGCGTGCAGGCGCTACAGGCTTGGGTGCAGGCGCTGCCCGAGGGCGGTGCTTTGTCGCCGCGCCAAGCCCAGATTGCACGCGACCTGTTGCCCGAAATCTTGGGCCGGCTGCGGTTTTTGCAGCAAGTCGGGCTGGGCTACCTGACGCTGGAGCGCGGCGCGCCCACGCTCAGTGGTGGCGAGGCGCAGCGCATCCGGCTGGCAGCGCAGCTCGGCTCCAGCCTGCAAGGGGTGTGCTATGTGCTGGATGAGCCGACCATCGGTCTGCATCCGCGCGACAACCGGATTTTGCTGGATGCCTTGCAGCAGCTTGGCCGCCAGGGCAACACGCTGGTGGTGGTGGAGCACGACGAGGACACCATCCGCCGCGCCGAGCACCTGATCGACATCGGCCCCGGAGCCGGGGTGCGCGGTGGCCAGGTGGTGGCCCAAGGCACCTTGGCCGACCTGATGGCCGCCCCCGAGTCGCAGACCGGGCGCTACCTGCTGCACGCCATGCGCCATCCGCTGCAGGCTAGGCGTTGGGTGGCGGATGATTTTGGTGGGATTGTTGGTGGGATTGTTGGTGGGGATGCGCTGAGCGGGCTGGGGGGCGGGGCCGGCGCGTCAGTCACACGTTCCGATTCCTTGCCGACCCCACCCCCCGGCCCGCCCGCCGCAACCGGCAGCGCCATCGCAAGCCCAGGCCCAAGCCCAAGCCCCTCCCCCCCCTGGCTGCTCGTCAAAGGCGCGCAGCGCCACAACCTGCAACAGCTCACGCTGCGCCTGCCGCTGCGGCGCTTGGTGGCGGTCACGGGGGTGAGCGGCTCCGGCAAATCCACGCTGGCGCGTGAGGTGCTGCTGAGCAATGTGGCGGCGGCGGTGCAACTGCGCAGCACCCAAGCCGGGCGGCGCGCCTGGGACGCGGGCGAGCGCCCGGCTTGGCAGGGCTGTCAGGCGCTGATCGGCAGCGAAGGCATCGAGCGCGTGCTGGAAGTGGATCAAACCCCGATCGGCAAAACCCCGCGCTCCTGCCCGGCCACCTACATCGGCTTTTGGGACACGATACGCAAGCTCTACGCCGAAACGCTGGAGGCGCGCGCGCGCGGCTACGGGCCGGGGCGCTTTTCCTTCAACACCGGCGCGGGCCGCTGCCCGCACTGCGAGGGCCAGGGCCTGCGCACCATCGCCATGAGCTTTTTGCCCGACGTGAAGCTGCCGTGCGAGGTCTGTCACGGCGCGCGCTTCAACCCCGAGACGCTGGCGGTGAGCTGGCGCGGCCGCAGCATCGCCGAGGTGCTGCGCATGGAAGTCGATCAGGCGCTGGATTTCTTTGCCTCCATGCCCGCCATCGCGCAGCCGCTGCAACTGCTGCACGATGTGGGCCTGGGCTACCTCACGCTCGGCCAGCCCTCGCCCACGCTCTCGGGCGGCGAGGCGCAGCGCCTCAAGCTCGTGACCGAGCTGGCCAAGGTGCGCCACGACCTGGGGCGGCGCGGCCAAAAAGCGCCGCACACGCTGTATGTGCTGGATGAGCCCACGGTGGGGCTGCACATGGCCGATGTGGAGCGGCTCATCCGCATGTTGCACCGGCTGGTCGATGGCGGCCACAGCGTGCTGGTGATCGAGCACGA
Coding sequences within:
- a CDS encoding ABC transporter ATP-binding protein, translated to MPPANPSAAPSATPEPGLLAALPQLRRLWRSMSARRKGQSVALLGLTVVASAAELVSIGALIPFLAALTAPEALFVLPFMQPFIAALGLQQPQDLLLPLTVLFGCAAVLAGLVRIGVQWASTKLALSIGHDLVAGIFRRTLHQPYTTHIQRNSSEVVDGIVLKVERVINFVLLPTANGVAAAFIVLVVCLVVLAFQPWVAISMILGLGSIYGLIYALTQARLMRDSQRAADATSLRVQALQEGLGGIRDITLDCTHATFCTRFEQADLIMRRAQVRSVVYASTPRFMVEALGMVLIASVALLMAQGPGGLGQVVPVLGALALAAQRMLPLAQSIYYSWSNLSSNHGYLHEVLTLVEQPMPAEPTVGSTQPALPFDHAIELRNLGFAYHTNGPQVLRGVNMGIAKGARIGIVGTTGSGKSTLMDILMGLLPPTEGQLCVDGCPITETNRRAWQARVAHVPQAMFLADASVAANIAFGVPPAQIDPERVRLAAQRAQIAQTIEGWPQGYSTLVGERGVRLSGGQRQRLAIARALYKQADVLVFDEATSALDNATEEAVLEAVEGLSRTLTVIMIAHRTSTLRSCEAIYRVEGGIVQVDMSNA
- a CDS encoding IS1380 family transposase codes for the protein MPDFVIKQLPYDLSQHAGLALIGKYLKRINLNALVDPAYPVRSGIANSDILKSYLGLLCLGKNDFDAIEGQRQDTFFTRALGLRSVPSSPTLRQRLDTHAPAWFDLIDDINTAVLSLKLEGQPIDFGALPCAYVPLDIDTFAMDQSGTAKEHVGRTYAGVDGYCPLVAYLGTQGFCLEFALRPGTQHSASETEYNIERLLPLAAKVTAAAQPPLLLRADSGFDSAKLMCAIARQAKALQREVAWLIKWNPRSTPVETIAQARVADANTAWTVLRPGKRQCLWEQSVAIRDGNESLKARRVYRLTERTVDKRGQQMLLPEYVLEGWSTTLPESFTPEQVIALYAEHGTHEQFHSEFKTDMDLTRLPSGKFDTNYVVCALAAVAMNLLRLVGQHTLHGPDAPVRHSAQRRRIRTVIQELMFKAARMVDHARQWVLGLGANDRAFAVFERHWRALDAL
- a CDS encoding DUF1289 domain-containing protein; amino-acid sequence: MNDMQASLPRHPKLKAALRQARSGGAVPSPCVGICRMDAPSGYCLGCWRTLDEIAHWSAANADEQRACWRRIEARIEGRLDERMDAGRVGQAQAHPLP
- a CDS encoding universal stress protein; this encodes MFKKILVPSDGSKLAHGAAEFAADLAKVHGASVVGLYVIDPFPYIGIGDASAAGLQAYMGEAQAAADRSLGDIQACCEARGVAFAADTIERNSTYEGILETAQDEGCDLIVMGSHGRTGVKALILGSVAQKVLTYAKVPVLIVKP
- a CDS encoding excinuclease ABC subunit UvrA, which produces MPEGLIRIRGARQHNLKNLDLDLRTGELTVVTGPSGSGKSSLVFDTLYAEGQRRYVETFSAYARQFLDRMDRPAVDRVEGVPPAIAIDQSNPVRNSRSTVGTMSELNDHLKLLYARAAQLFDRQTALPVRADHADSICAELLRRSQQEQARSGQEPRLLLTFPVQLPASSSALEIEQWLSASGYTRVLGQRLQAGVAGQSEPVQVLDVVADRLLLSRAERARVLEAIERCLQHGAGRLNVYLQTDPAAEPPAEASVWRFSTGLHCPESDLRYPEPVPAHFSFNSALGACPTCRGFGRVIGIDWGLVIPDPKRTLRAGAIKPIQTPAYQECQDELLQHAEAAGIPRDTPWMHLSAEQRHWVLEGEPGWRGDWKHQWYGIRRFFDYLESKAYKMHIRVLLSKYRSYTECPACQGARLQPDSLLWRLGSKADADAVLPPEQRFLPPGVGWSRAQLEALPGLCLHDLMRLPLQPLREFFARLAGTPPGAGCDTATGVGVGVAVAAGGSGRRRTEAEAGAAGVGVGEESEPATDEPAPTPAAPAQPTKEPAAKDPPTDEPAPVHPPPELKLLLDEIQTRLRYLCEVGLGYLTLDRQSRSLSGGEVQRINLTTALGTSLVNTLFVLDEPSIGLHPRDMGRILQAMRRLRDAGNTLVVVEHDPALMLAADRVIDMGPGPGARGGQIVFDGSPEQLRHADTLTGAYLGGRKQVGFGFKRMVTPSTPRLQLRGVRAHNLQGIDVDFPLQRLVCVTGVSGSGKSTLIQDVLAPALQRHFGHSGQAPLAHEALLGAEQLSAVVFIDQSPIGKTARSNPASYIGAWDALRALLAAQALARQRGYTAAKFSFNGGDGRCPGCGGSGFERVEMQFLSDVYLRCPDCLGQRYRPEVLEVRLERGGRGWNAAELLELTVSEALALFGAGADDSAPDDPAQRKLERTLCAALQPLVEVGLEYLKLGQPVPTLSGGEAQRLKLAAHLALAEQSRAASAPRRTAAPPLGQLLLFDEPTTGLHFDDIAKLMRALRKLVEAGHSLIVIEHNLDVIRASDWLIDLGPEAGAGGGQVVAQGPPEEVRLHPSSHTAAALRAYAEAEGGLQASEPAPPWRLARGRPKAGIPSIQIVNAKEHNLKNLSLAIPRGRFSVITGVSGSGKSTLAFDILFNEGQRRYLESLNAYARSIVQPAGRPDVDAVHGIPPTVAIEQRLSRGGRKSTVGTVTEVWHYLRLLYVKLGTQHCIHDHSPVQPQSPAAILGQLMSRFRGQHIGLLAPLVRGRKGLYTELADWARQRGHSHLRVDGEFVPTLGFPKLERFREHQIELPVGSLELQPEHEAELRELIERALEHGKGVLQVLSGIGGPDDTERPGSLASALAAGGGGAGIGQLDSYSTLRACPLCSTSYAELDPRLFSYNSKHGWCPDCVGTGVQLSRQQRQAFDDSRPPDDGQGREQSLSEPDFDDLSEQPCATCEGSRLNPVARAVQFQGHSIAELARLSVQALQAWVQALPEGGALSPRQAQIARDLLPEILGRLRFLQQVGLGYLTLERGAPTLSGGEAQRIRLAAQLGSSLQGVCYVLDEPTIGLHPRDNRILLDALQQLGRQGNTLVVVEHDEDTIRRAEHLIDIGPGAGVRGGQVVAQGTLADLMAAPESQTGRYLLHAMRHPLQARRWVADDFGGIVGGIVGGDALSGLGGGAGASVTRSDSLPTPPPGPPAATGSAIASPGPSPSPSPPWLLVKGAQRHNLQQLTLRLPLRRLVAVTGVSGSGKSTLAREVLLSNVAAAVQLRSTQAGRRAWDAGERPAWQGCQALIGSEGIERVLEVDQTPIGKTPRSCPATYIGFWDTIRKLYAETLEARARGYGPGRFSFNTGAGRCPHCEGQGLRTIAMSFLPDVKLPCEVCHGARFNPETLAVSWRGRSIAEVLRMEVDQALDFFASMPAIAQPLQLLHDVGLGYLTLGQPSPTLSGGEAQRLKLVTELAKVRHDLGRRGQKAPHTLYVLDEPTVGLHMADVERLIRMLHRLVDGGHSVLVIEHDLDLIAEADWVLDLGPEGGQEGGRLVAQGTPEDLVRQGSHTGIALGPVLARGAAQRPPAA